From a region of the Daphnia magna isolate NIES linkage group LG1, ASM2063170v1.1, whole genome shotgun sequence genome:
- the LOC116916129 gene encoding exocyst complex component 2, translated as MGLPPIVTGVSPKEGPPGTRVTIRGENFGSGPDDIIGLIICNSDCLLSAEWISSNKIVARSGPGKSKGDIVVITKSGGKGSCTVQFRGYHETIGPLKESAVWVDESHLTGLGRHRALIPSTFQQDDPLGLSVENAVKKYPEEELQELFPESNGELGSEHFSPSWFLLQHHHSTGFDDLKAGLSFLKRRVEAQKEGQISFLKTHAGSVIEQMDTLLTLKKVVEENKTKYGPDMTASLENSILSAKIEAGRLFDDVLKRKEQADGTRNALGILQRFRFLFHLPSTLDKNIQKADYDLVINDYARAKALFRNTEVQVFKRVLLEAEQRILNLREVLQEKLQQYPTSLEEQKKIIRNLTNLECPNDPAWLCIAGQYKHCSQILFQCKDKYLGLEQEEIGKSGPSKGKRSNNLLLPSSSSAEPPPNSTPGRVTFIEELNDRFMSVFPELWRLGQAYFAGELFVRTDALKKDEFKKMVLDVVTIFSQLIRAALVPHTLDRQSPHRAQFGIWQPFSGIFSDHEGIGSWFVLCLRTVRTCYAELLTLDLPTEAIDVIRDLLHDLRVHCMRSLLMQAAENVTHLASQENWKLEFIESHGSITQLPHVFETQVIECLQLVKETVFQSEQRETNLMENASVLSDLNLLVQKLLFSFARSTERLASSDQNHTEDLTREMKLLLGLSNCQYTMLHILPRLKEHWNKLGYPDLSAAIQAAKELLAKTEQRLMEAYLEEKVEPLIGIVEPSMYAGRFDWNKNLPITNDIRPYCKEIIMNMIAVHAEVAQVSPSLVSRILERVVREVAAELGRLFSCVNKFSESGALQASADVAALSRACLRVRKHSNEMRSEPVNPFSEAADMIPPLTTEDSIESHNRILMNFEKRMKFQLFCLDLK; from the exons ATGGGATTACCGCCTATTGTAACCGGAGTTTCGCCTAAGGAAGGGCCCCCAGGAACTCGAGTCACTATACGAGGAGAAAATTTTGGCAGTGGACCTGACGATATTATTG GCCTTATTATTTGCAACTCTGACTGCTTACTGTCTGCTGAATGGATTTCAAGTAATAAAATTGTGGCCAGATCTGGCCCAGGGAAGAGCAAAGGTGATATAGTTGTAATCACCAAATCTGGAGGAAAAGGGTCATGCACTGTACAGTTTAGAGGCTACCATGAAACAATTGGTCCCTTGAAAGAAAGTGCAGTTTGGGTTGACGAATCACATTTAACTGGTCTAGGAAGACATAGAGCTCTAATTCCTTCGACCTTTCAACAAGATGATCCCCTAGGACTTTCTGTTGAAAATGCTGT aaaaaagtACCCAGAAGAAGAACTACAAGAATTATTTCCTGAATCAAATGGAGAACTTGGGAGTGAACATTTTTCACCATCTTGGTTCTTATTGCAACATCATCATAGCACTGGGTTTGATGATTTGAAAGCTGGACTTAGCTTTCTTAAACGTAGAGTTGAAGCTCAAAAAGAAGGACAAATATCTTTTTTAAAG ACTCATGCAGGTTCGGTAATAGAACAGATGGACACACTGTTGACTTTAAAAAAGGTTgtggaagaaaataaaacaaaatatggacCGGATATGACAGCCTCGTTGGAAAATTCGATCTTGA GCGCAAAAATCGAAGCTGGTCGCCTATTTGACGATGTCCTCAAACGTAAAGAGCAGGCTGATGGAACAAGAAATGCTCTAGGAATTTTACAAAGATTCCGATTTCTGTTTCACTTACCCTCCACTCTTGATAAAAATATTCAGAAAGCTGACTATGATTTAGTAATCAATGATTATGCGAGGGCAAAAGCTTTATTTCGAAATACCGAAGTACAG GTTTTTAAGAGAGTATTGCTAGAAGCAGAACAGCGGATTTTAAACCTTAGAGAGGTTCTGCAAGAGAAACTGCAGCAGTATCCCACTTCGCTcgaagaacagaaaaaaattattag AAACTTGACAAATCTTGAATGTCCAAACGATCCAGCCTGGCTTTGTATTGCAGGTCAATACAAGCACTGTTCTCAGATCTTGTTCCAATGCAAAGATAAATATTTGGGTTtggaacaagaagaaatag GAAAATCTGGGCCATCAAAAGGAAAGCGATCTAACAACCTGTTATTACCATCTTCTAGCTCGGCCGAACCTCCACCTAATAGCACACCTGGAAGGGTAACATTTATTGAAGAGCTGAATGATCGATTTATGTCAGTATTCCCAGAACTTTGGAGACTTGGTCAAGCCTATTTTGCTGGAGAATTGTTTGTTAGGACGGACGCCTTGAAAAAGGATGAATTTAAA AAAATGGTGTTGGACGTGGTAACAATTTTTAGCCAGCTTATCAGAGCTGCCCTCGTTCCTCATACATTGGACCGTCAATCTCCACATAGAGCTCAGTTTGGTATTTGGCAACCCTTCAGTGGTATATTTTCGGATCATG AAGGAATAGGGTCCTGGTTTGTACTTTGTCTTCGCACTGTTCGTACTTGCTACGCCGAATTGCTTACACTTGACTTGCCCACAGAAGCCATTGATGTAATACGTGACCTACTTCACGATTTGAG GGTCCATTGCATGAGGAGCCTATTGATGCAAGCCGCTGAAAACGTCACACATCTGGCCAGTCAAGAGAACTGGAAATTAGAGTTTATTGAATCCCATGGATCCATCACCCAGTTG CCTCATGTTTTTGAAACGCAAGTCATCGAATGCCTGCAACTAGTGAAGGAAACTGTATTCCAATCAGAACAACGTGAAACTAACTTGATGGAAAATGCATCTGTGCTCAGCGACTTGAATCTTCTAGTGCAAAAGTTATTATTCAGTTTTGCACGTAGCACAGAACGTTTGGCGTCTTCTGACCAGAATCATACGGAAGATTTAACTCGCGAAATGAAGTTGTTGCTTGGGCTCAGTAATTGCCAATATACAATGCTTCACATTTTGCCCAG ACTGAAAGAACATTGGAATAAACTGGGCTACCCTGATCTGTCAGCTGCCATTCAGGCAGCAAAGGAATTACTGGCTAAAACCGAACAACGATTGATGGAAGCCTACCTAGAAGAGAAGGTTGAGCCCCTAATCGGAATTGTGGAACCTTCTATGTATGCTGGGCGATTTGATTGGAACAAGAATCTTCCTATTACCAATGATATTCGGCCCTACTGCAAAGAAATAATTATGAACATGATTGCTGTTCATGCTGAAGTTGCCCAA GTTAGCCCTTCACTAGTGTCTCGTATTCTCGAAAGAGTTGTACGTGAGGTGGCAGCAGAATTGGGTCGGTTGTTTTCCTGCGTCAACAAATTCTCCGAGAGCGGAGCACTTCAAGCATCAGCAGACGTTGCCGCCTTATCTAGAGCATGCTTAAGGGTCAGGAAACATTCCAATGAAATGCGTTCGGAGCCTGTCAATCCTTTTTCCGAAGCAGCCGATATGATACCACCACTTACGACAGAAGACAGTATCGA GTCACATAACAGAATTCTGATGAATTTCGAAAAGCGCATGAAGTTCCAGTTATTTTGTCTCGACTTAAAGTAG